From one Triticum urartu cultivar G1812 chromosome 3, Tu2.1, whole genome shotgun sequence genomic stretch:
- the LOC125542413 gene encoding uncharacterized protein LOC125542413 encodes MSPSSSSDEAAISSVSSEDDDISLPPSPSPSPEPSPEPYASSSDGAAEAPAAKKPRRPRTGTEARLRRWPSADEVVLLEAVVAHRERRGQLPSRDDLAAALAGRIRFSGEQAAERVSNLRNRYYGSVRRLSRGTVPVTDDDMRVYKLSKRLWEGTVADTLAERARRRERRAADKAARRHHERRGFAELEALYPCLAAEVDAIASRRPCGVLRTAFGMIGDERAAALEARVRKQRRAELKAGMKRAELRDQVARTLLEFIE; translated from the coding sequence atgTCTCCGTCGTCCTCCTCCGACGAGGCCGCGATCTCCTCCGTCTCGTCCGAGGACGACGACATCAGCCTCCCGCCGTCACCTTCCCCGTCTCCCGAGCCCTCTCCCGAACCTTACGCGTCCTCCTCGGACGGCGCGGCCGAGGCGCCCGCGGCCAAGAAACCGCGACGACCGCGGACCGGCACCGAGGCGCGGCTGCGAAGGTGGCCGAGCGCCGACGAGGTGGTCCTCCTGGAGGCCGTCGTCGCGCACCGGGAGCGGCGCGGGCAGCTCCCCTCCCGCGACGACCTCGCGGCCGCCCTCGCCGGCCGCATCCGGTTCAGCGGCGAGCAGGCCGCCGAGCGCGTGTCCAACCTGCGCAACCGATACTACGGCTCCGTCCGGCGGCTCTCCCGCGGCACCGTCCCCGTCACGGACGACGACATGAGggtctacaagctctccaagcgCCTCTGGGAGGGCACGGTGGCGGACACGCTGGCGGAGAGGGCGCGGCGCCGGGAGCGTCGCGCCGCCGACAAGGCCGCGAGGCGCCACCACGAGCGGAGGGGCTTCGCGGAGCTCGAGGCGCTGTACCCCTGCCTCGCCGCGGAGGTGGACGCGATCGCGTCTCGGCGGCCCTGCGGGGTGCTCAGGACGGCGTTCGGGATGATCGGCGACGAgagggcggcggcgctggaggccAGGGTCAGGAAGCAGCGGCGCGCGGAGCTGAAGGCCGGGATGAAGCGCGCCGAGCTGAGGGACCAGGTGGCCAGGACGCTGCTCGAGTTCATCGAATGA
- the LOC125542412 gene encoding plastidic glucose transporter 4: protein MMRCAVRGGGAHVVIGERRSPSSSPGSGRSVVRMSEGRGGLCCGGVRSRAADLAGLEMGRPSAGAAGLFRSPRYGRVRATASADPEDIPSDKLQAKSSGSVLPYVGVACLGAILFGYHLGVVNGALEYLSKDLGIAENAVLQGWVVSTTLAGATVGSFTGGALADKLGRTRTFILDAIPLAVGAFLSATAQDVRTMIIGRLLAGIGIGISSALVPLYISEISPTEIRGALGTINQLFICIGILAALVAGLPLAQNPAWWRTMFGISVVPSILLALGMAVSPESPRWLFQQGKISQAEAAIKKLYGKEKVTEVMYDLKASGQGSNEPDASWFDLFSKRYWKIVSVGAALFLLQQLAGINAVVYYSTSVFRSAGIASDVAASALVGAANVFGTMIASSLMDKQGRKSLLITSFSGMAASMLLLSLSFTWKALAPYSGTLAVVGTVLYVLSFALGAGPVPALLLPEIFASRIRAKAVALSMGMHWVSNFFIGLYFLSVVNKFGISTVYLGFASVCALAVLYIAGNVVETKGRSLEEIERELSPPSKADANAFLVSDQ, encoded by the exons ATGATGCGGTGCGCCGTGAGGGGCGGCGGTGCTCACGTCGTCATCGGCGAGCGGAggtcgccgtcgtcgtcgcccgGCAGCGGAAGGAGCGTCGTGCGGATGTCGGAGGGCCGCGGCGGGCTCTGCTGCGGCGGCGTGAGGTCGCGCGCGGCGGATCTCGCGGGGCTCGAGATGGGCAGGCCCAGCGCCGGCGCCGCGGGGCTCTTCCGGAGCCCGCGCTACGGCCGCGTGCGCGCCACCGCCTCAG CTGACCCCGAGGATATTCCATCTGACAAGCTTCAAGCTAAATCATCTGGGAGTGTTCTGCCGTACGTTGGCGTTGCTTGCTTGGGGGCAATTCTGTTTGGCTACCATCTTGG TGTGGTCAATGGCGCGCTTGAATATCTCTCGAAAGATCTTGGGATTGCTGAAAatgctgtgttacaag GATGGGTGGTTAGCACAACCCTGGCTGGCGCGACAGTAGGTTCTTTTACTGGAGGGGCTTTGGCTGATAAATTAGGGAGAACACGGACATTTATCCTAGATGCCATCCCTCTTGCTGTAGGCGCATTCTTGAG TGCAACAGCTCAAGATGTCCGTACAATGATTATTGGTCGATTACTTGCTGGGATTGGTATTGGGATCTCTTCCGCTCTTGTGCCGCTTTACATATCTGAG ATCTCACCAACTGAAATACGTGGAGCACTTGGTACGATTAATCAACTTTTTATCTGCATTGGAATTCTTGCAGCTTTGGTAGCTGGATTGCCATTAGCACAAAATCCTGCATG GTGGAGGACAATGTTTGGAATTTCAGTAGTTCCATCTATTTTGCTGGCTCTAGGAATGGCTGTTTCACCTGAAAGCCCTCGCTGGCTATTCCAG CAAGGAAAGATTTCTCAAGCGGAAGCAGCTATAAAAAAATTGTATGGGAAAGAGAAGGTTACTGAAGTTATGTATGACCTAAAGGCTAGTGGGCAAGGATCTAATGAGCCAGATGCCAGCTGGTTTGATCTATTCAGCAAACGCTATTGGAAAA TTGTGAGTGTGGGAGCGGCACTGTTTTTGTTGCAGCAACTTGCTGGCATAAATGCTGTTGTGTACTACTCTACATCAGTGTTCCGCAGTGCAGGCATTGCATCTGATGTTGCAGCGAGTGCTCTTGTTGGTGCTGCCAATGTTTTTG GCACCATGATTGCATCTTCACTGATGGACAAGCAAGGGAGGAAGAGCCTTCTCATAACAAGCTTTTCTGGAATG GCGGCGTCGATGTTACTCTTGTCATTGTCCTTCACCTGGAAGGCTTTGGCACCTTATTCTGGCACTCTTGCTGTTGTTGGCACTGTCCT GTATGTGCTGTCATTCGCTCTTGGAGCTGGCCCTGTTCCAGCTTTGCTCCTTCCTGAAATATTTGCCTCCAGAATAAGGGCCAAGGCTGTAGCATTATCAATGGGCATGCACTGG GTATCCAACTTCTTCATCGGCCTGTACTTCCTGAGCGTCGTCAACAAGTTTGGAATCAGCACCGTGTACTTGGGATTCGCGTCCGTGTGTGCTCTCGCGGTCCTGTACATTGCCGGGAATGTGGTCGAGACCAAGGGGCGATCCCTGGAAGAGATTGAGCGGGAGCTAAGCCCGCCCAGTAAAGCCGATGCTAATGCTTTCTTGGTGAGTGATCAATGA